The DNA window CACTGTAATGCTGCCCTTCATAGTTAcgtagattatttattttatatttggtaaCTTCAGATAACTGGGGCTGGATAAAACATCGAAGGTTCGCATTAGGCATGTGTATCACCTTTCGTTCGTCACTCATCGTACGGAGGTTGCCCATTCATCATAACCCAGCCAACAATGCCTGACTGTGtcttattgtaaataaagtatgaagtttttttcatgcatttttataatcatttaaatGGCTGAGTTATACAAATTGAGTCTTGGATAAAGTTTTTGTCCAGTTCTCATCATTTTGTTTGTTCATCCTACCCAAATCGTATGGTGATTAATCTTTTATTATCCTGTGTTTACCTTTCATCGAAGTCATACAACCATTCTAAAGCTGATGATGGGGTGAAGCCTGATGAACACGAGGCTGCAGCCTCCATGATCGTCCTCCCAAAACACACGTATCCTCAGGCAGCCCAGAATTGTTTTCGTCAGATACTAGAATGACAAGTTGTTCAGTGGCAATCGGTTAGAGTGAGAATTGCCTTTTTTAATCTATTTGCTTACGGTCCAATAAGAGagtatctgaaaaattttctctAGTACCATTACTTACCACAGCGACTAAAGAGGTGGCATGATTGCCGCCTTTTGGATGGAAATGAAAAGCGAGATATCCCACAAAGCATATAGATCTATAtcgcaattttttttaagaacttgtACTGTGTCAATTGTTATTTTTAGGAGGTGGTGTCTTTATCGTAATATCTGTTTGCGCACGCTATGGGCTAATGTAAACAGATACTACGATGTGTAGGCTACATAGTGggtaaaatacagaaaagtaccaGTATCAGTCCGCAGGATTCACTTCTGCACGAAAATCAAAATgacttctctctctttaaatcaaaGATGAATCCCTGCTCTTGCTGGACTTTCTTGAATGCTGCCCAGGAATCAGTAGGTAATATTTTCTCAATACTGTTTACGATCAGAATATGACCATAAGAGTGTTGTCTGTCATATTGCTACTATAGTTCTGTTTCTCTTCGCGTCAGGACTGgttaaatactactactactactattattattattattattattattaatcagaagatgaaccctatttatatggaacaaaccaacGGGGGGGCGGCGGGggaattgacttgaaattcaggcttcctaAGAATTTagggttcatttgaaagaataacggaaaaggtaaattaacaaattgataaataaatagataaaaatgtcacttataaaatacaaggagaattgctgcagggtagtaatgcattgcaatatcgcttgaacttttgaggttccagttgcggaaaactttttaacttttgtataatttttctatCTTGCAATGATGTATAAAACTTCGAATCAACATTATGGGTTGCAATCTTTAGTTTTTTTCCTAAATAACtcttttctaattctaattttttttataattctgatttctaattttttgtaattctaatagtttttttctgagtctcatttttttttttctatttctaatttttttctaattctaacttataaattttatcattctaatttctattttttctaattctaatttctagttttttctaattttttcctgaATCTGATTTATAATTCTGtctcattttaatttataattttttcctaattctaatatctaatttttttctcattctaatttatcatttttttctcattctaatttcctaattttttaattctaatgtttctaattttaattcctaattttttcctaaatctaatttcaattttttctaatttctaattttaatttaaattttttcctcattctaaatttctaatttttttctaattgtaatttctgttttttcctaaatctaatttctaaatttttctaattctaatttctatttttcctaattgtactttctatctttttataactctaatttctattttttctcattctaatttctaatttttttctcagtctaatttgtaatttttaaaaaattctaatttcaaaattttctaatTCAATCTCTAATTCCtttctaattataattaataattatttcctaattctaatttctgattttttctatttctaatttttttctaattaagcCATTCTTGGAGGCGCGTCTTTGGAGTTtcgaatgctatttttttttttatatcttacaactaaggaaaaataaaataatacggTTAGCAAATGtagtcatttatttactttttttttgtcaatgtgCGCCAGACAGTCGCCACAAACCGACCATGAATTAGTTATTTGCATTGTTCGTTCACTTTCAAGTGAAAGCTTGACATTTCtaatcaaacaaaagaaaagcaatgaGCTATGCGCGTACGGCATGAAGTCTGAAAGTGATGTTGGGTTCTCATAAAAATAGCCTTGACTCTACGCAGCCGGGGGAGAAGACTTTAAATGCCCCCAAGAGAGGAGAGGACTTCAATACCCCCAAAAGAGGGGAGGACTTCAATACCCCCATGAGAGGAGAGGACTTCAATACCCCCAACAGAGGAGAGGACTTAAATGCCCCCAAAAGAAGAGAGGACTTCAATACCTCCATGAGAAGAGAGGGCTTCAATACCCCCAAGAGAGGAGAGGACTTCAATACACACAAGAGGGGAGAGGACTTCATTAGCCCATGAGAGGAGAGGGCTTCAATGTCCCAAGAGGGGAGAGGACTTCAGTACACACAACAGGGGAGAGGACTTCATTACCCCCATGAGAGGAGAGGGCTTCAATGTCCCCAAGAGAGGAGAGGACTTCAATACACACAAGAGAGGAGAGGACTTCATTATCCCCATGAGAGGAGAGGGCTTCAATGTCCCAAGAGAGGAGAGAACTTCAATACACACAAGAGAGGAGAGGACTTCATTACCCCCATGAGAGGAGAGGACTTCAATGTCCCAAGGGAGGAGAGGACTTCAATACACACAAGAGGGGGGAGGACTTCAATACCCCCATAAGAGGAGAGGGCTTCAATGTCCCCAAGAGAGGAGAGGATTTCAATACACACAAGAGGGGAGAGGACTTCAATACCCTCAAGAGAGGAGAGGAATTCAATACCTCCAAGACAGGAGAGAACTTTGATACCCCCTTGAGAGGAGAGGACTTCAATACCCCCATGAGAGGAGAGGACTTCAGTGCCTCCAGGAGAGGAGAGGACTTCAATACACACAAGAGGGGAGAGGACTTCAATACCCCCATAAGAGGAGAGGGCTTCAATGTCCCCAAGAGAGGAGAGGATTTCAATACACACAAGAGGGGAGAGGACTTCAATACCCCCATAAGAGGAGAGGGCTTCAATGTCCCCAAGAGAGGAGAGGATTTCAATACCTCCAAGACAGGAGAGAACTTTGATACCCCCTTGAGAGGAGAGGAATTCAATACCCCCATGAGAGGAGAGGACTTCAGTGCCTCCAGGAGAGGAGAGGACTTCAGTACACACAAGAGAGGAGAGGACTTCATTACCCCCGcttatacaaaattaaatgagaagaaaGTCATACAAATCAAGACTCACTGATCGTGttacaagatataaaaataacagaaaaactggcctttataaaatatatataaaaaaaattctccgaGGGTCCTAAAATATCGAATAGAATTAGTGAAATGTCATGGAAGGTTACTGAAAATAGCATTCTTTATATCCTTATTCTACTGAATtttactacattatatatatatatatatatatatatatatatatatatatatatatatatatatatatatatatatatatatatatatatatatatatatatatatgcgtgtgtgtctgtgtgtgtgtgtgtgtgtataatgctcACATTGTGAGAAATTCTTctcacaacaattttttttctgatgtttttgtgtATTGACTCGTTTCACTGCGATCTATCTCTTACTGTAGAGTTATTAGGATCGTCtgtctcataaaaaataattgatttgatttttcgTTGTGAATTGGCGTCTGTCAGGTAATCGACCGACAAGAactgttactgtatttttaatcCGTATTCAtgtgaaatccaaatatattcGCATGCTTATGTATTTTGTAGAAATACTTACGTCTCTATTGCGTGCCATGATAAGGGTGAAAGAGCCACATCTGATTCGAGAATAACACTAACATTATTTTGCCTCATTTTTACTGTGATTCTAGCATGAAGTGTAGAGCActgttttagttataataattcGTTTATCCTTATATATGTGAAGTTGCTCTTGGTGAATGTATTGCACAACGTATAGTAGTAGTTGACGGTGTTACAGATCTTGTTTGTACCTCTCGCCAGAGAAGCCATTAATCGAGGTCAGGAGtcagggaaaggggaaaggaagggtagATGTTTACCCTCTGATCGTCCTCTGCACGCCCCTCTGTGGGCGTGTATGAGTATGTGCGTGCACTGTATTGGCGTGACGTCGCCCAAAATTGTACACTGTCACACACTACCAATTAATTCACCACATTTAACCAATATGTTGAAATTGCGCACTgttatatttggaatttattcttgataacgaacttgagaattatattaaagttttttatgttCACGTAAACTTTGTA is part of the Macrobrachium rosenbergii isolate ZJJX-2024 chromosome 41, ASM4041242v1, whole genome shotgun sequence genome and encodes:
- the LOC136827042 gene encoding eukaryotic translation initiation factor 3 subunit A-like, translating into MSQERRELQYTQERRGLHYPHERRGLQCPKGGEDFNTHKRGEDFNTPIRGEGFNVPKRGEDFNTHKRGEDFNTLKRGEEFNTSKTGENFDTPLRGEDFNTPMRGEDFSASRRGEDFNTHKRGEDFNTPIRGEGFNVPKRGEDFNTHKRGEDFNTPIRGEGFNVPKRGEDFNTSKTGENFDTPLRGEEFNTPMRGEDFSASRRGEDFSTHKRGEDFITPAYTKLNEKKVIQIKTH